The genome window TAGAATGAATAATCTTGCTTATCATCTTACATTTGGAGCAGTTCATTTGAAGCTACAAACCCTGAAACagcacattttataaaatgagcTAGGAAGCACAATCTGAGttgttttttagttgtttttagaGTGATGCAAACCTATTTAAAGAGGAAAATATGATCTTTAAattagtgtatgtatatatatatatatatatatatatagcttgaGCAAAGATGTATAGaaaatatgtgcatatatatatatatatatatatatatatatatatatatatatatatatatatatataatttcattcTGCGCATATTTTCTATACATTGTGACAAGTGGAATACAGTAAAAACCACATGTACACGTGATGCTGCTGCATCACTACACAGAACTGTTTTATTAATCaccacaaaatacaaaattaatttatatatataattactctgatacatattttttttaatcttttttttatgctgaaATGCAAGAAGAAAAGAACAATTACAATCAAGAAGGTCAGAATGTACGGGAATGGGGTATAGAGAAGACAGAGGAACAAAGTGAGGTCATTCAGTCACAATGAGTAGGAACCATTTTCCATCAAACACCTTTCACCCACCCAGTTGGGTCGTACCGGATCGTGACCTGAGGTCCCTAAACCAACCCACCCTCATGTTCACTAATGCAACTGCAGGCAAGAGAATCctggaaaaaacacacaacagcaCTGCTGAGGTAAAATTGGAGACAAACCATCACTATGGATACAAGAGTAATTGGAGGCAGAGCAAATACGAGGAACGTAGGATTACGCAACTCGTTCCATTTTTTATACCGAGACAATCAATAAGGAGTAATCCTGAAAGTACAGGTTTGATTTCCTGAAATAAAGTGTCTCAGTGTGGTTGAGATTCTTTATGTTTGAAAAACTGCAGATAATTTTAGGAAAGAAGTCAGGCTGGGTGCTGgttgtacaggtgtgtgtgtgtttgtgtgtgcacactCGTACATGCTGGAGTGTTTTGGATGCAGAATCGGACACATGAGGACTAGGTAGTAGTTGCTCATGCATGAATGTATTTTGTATAGAccgtgtgtgtctgtctttgtctgtctgtgtggtTTTCAGCAATATGTTTAGTTCTCACTGGGGAAGAGCTTTAAGAATGGCATTGACTTCTTCAGCCACAGCGGTCAGAGCGAACTCAAACTGGTCCTGAGGAGAGACAAGAACACACGCATCAGCCAAACAGCAAAGCTTGCatcattcagtatttctttCAGTAACTAACCTTATCTTAAAATACCCGAGTTACTATTGCATCTATGGTGGACGAGTGTTTTTGTGCCTTAAAATATAAGAGCCAATCATGTCCTAATATGCAAATACAGACTATGAAGTGCAGAGTAAAATAGGAGGGTGTAGATTTGTAGATTCCAGTTTCATTATAACATCTTTTCCCATTGTCtatcagtacagtatgtttaacaaTATTTTGTCCATGAATATAAattgtacagtacaacataGCACAGGAAAACACATTTTGGTCATGATGGGAACGCACCACTTTCCACCCTGAGAAAGAACTTGGAAATATGAAAATACTCTATTTGTTAAAAACCCAAGAAATGGAAAAATACTAGAATAAGCAATTTATCAAAACAAGGTTGCTTGCTCATTGACTTGCTACACTTGTcatttaaattgtacaaaattttAGGGTACTCGTATTAATTCCTAAGTAGGAATATTTTGAAAACTTACTATTAACAATATATTTTCTGATGTGCTCATACTTGTCACCAGTACATTATCAAAACTGCTTGTTTTGTGGTTGTGTTACCTTTGTGCGCACCATTCCTGGTCTCTGGTCACGAATATGCTCCAGGGTTGCAGCGATATCTATTTCCTTCACCCCTAAGccacaaaaacaacacacattTCAGACATGGCATTTCCCAGAATACTAATAGACCTGAAAAGGTTATCCATTAtaagaaaaaagagaaggaagATATTGGATGACAGACCAAGCAAGACCACAGGGTAATTCTTAATTTTAATTAAGAAGGGTATCAAATACATGTATTGCCACCGTGTCATTACTAAGACACTTATTTTATGtataagaagaaataaaaaaaatgtaatgctgaATGAAAATTATAGATAAAACTGCATGTACGAATAGTAATATAAGTATCCGAGAATCCACCTTTTGCCATGCGGTTCAGAACCATGTCAATCAAGATATATGTTCCAGTCCGACCTGTCCCATcactacagaaaaaaacaggagTAAAGTCATAATGGAATTCCAGACTAAACCAGCTGAATTTGtatcagaaaaaagaaaaaaaaaatatatatatatatataaatgcaaggtatatatacatttttaaatggttttgaaCGCTGTACCTGCAATGGACAATAATGGGGCAGGAGCGTCCTCTGTAGCATTTATTTACCTTCCTGTGAGAAAGAGGCAGAAGGACACAAAATAGAGGAGAAAAATGCCGACCATTTAGGAACCATTAAACATGCAATGTTTACATCCGTGTCACAGATAAAAAATGACATTATAATTCAGTAAAGATCCAAAAAGCTAAGCCAAGACCTACGATCAAACAGCAGGGACATTCATAACTACACTACGAGAAAAGGTGACCAGACTGACCTTGAAGTACCCCTAGGCATGtcattttaaactataaaaaaacaactgatgaataaaatattgcttgttttttttcttaaagagcaaaaaaatatttaaatagatttgaAACAGCATTAAGTcttacaataatatatattaatgcaaCAATTTATCagtatgtaaaatgtttttgtggtTTGACAATGAGGACAGAGACAAGAAGAATTTTTGAcagccttattattattattgttgttgttattattattgttattattgttgctattattcttcttcttattattattattaataacagtagtactctatttattcatttgggcTTCAGCACTTTGTTTTACATAACATTTGTTGGGAATATGctgaaattgtttaaattaaacagttcatcttttttatttaagatgtttatTCATAACcaattattatagttattatatacatttatacttaACTGCATAACTCTTGGTAAACTTGTTAACTTAGCTCTATTTAAATCAACATACTTTAAACAACTCATATATTTAAAAGTCAATCCTATtactaaataacaaaaatataattagtaTTGGCTACATGTTCTAAACTAACTGAATTAGTACACATTCCATCTGCGCAATTGCCAAGTCTTTATCttatcatttttacatttaactgagatataaaaaaaaaatcttaagacTAAAATCATGTCACTAtacttaaaacatttaacagaaGTATGTTATAGGAAATGCGCAGGAAATAAAAGTTCCGTTTAGACCAATGTGTATAACTGAAGTCATCCAccctaaaagtaaaaaatgctgTTCGTGCATGCAGGGGTACTTCAACAGAAAGATATGAACAAATTGAAAGATGCATAGTTCAGAACAAGAAAGGGCGAGGATGGGTGAGATACAGAGAGATGGGACGGAGAAGGAGGGGGATTTAAGGCGATGGAGCGTACCATCAGCGTTGCTCTTGCTGCAGCCACACCTGTCCGTGCTCATTTTTGTGACTATGCAACTGGAGTCAGATTACTAGCTGCAAACCACAAAAATGACACAGACAGCTGTGCAATACCATGGGCCCCGCTGCGCTCCATCGCACTTGGAGGGAAAGAAAGTacaagaaacagagagagaccaAGGGCAGTGGGATGCAGAGATAAGTGCGATGACAAAAGACATACAGTGAAAACCAACATAAAAGACGAATGAGGATACAGAAAGAATGATGTCTAGATGACCCAACTGACTATGAAGAAAAAATAGAGAACATGAGGGCTTATAGCAAGGGGGCATATGTTTGCTGTAAATGTACATGCAGTACCTGCGGAAGTCCAGCAGAGGGCGTGTGGAGGTTGGGATACCCTGTGCAGGCCAGCTCAGAAAGTGGAACTGGGTGAGAGTGCGTGTCTCCTGCGACTGCACATTTTTCAGGTAGAAGCTCCGTACTAGGAAATCATTGCACCAGATGTGCTCGGACACCAGGTTCACCTGTGCGTGATGTGACATTTACGGTCAGCTTACAATTTAATGGAAAAGATAAGTCTGCATAACAACAAGATATTTATGCAGATTTCAAAACCCATCTGACGAACACGAACACATCTACCTCATAGATGTGGTAGAGGGATGAGCCCTCATCAGGCCAGTAGCGATCACACTGCTTCTCTCCGTCCTCAACAAGCGCGGTCATCATCACAATCACAGTACATCCATTCTCCCAGACCATCTACAGTAAATTACACGAAAaagtaaagcacacacacattgctctgCCTTTCTACTTAAATAAACACTGAACATACATCAGTGCACTCTTTCCATATAATCATCGTCAATTTACCCTGATACACTAAGCTGGGCCATTTTTGCTTTTAGTATAAAAATGATACAAAATTGGATCCTATACAGAGTACAAGAATAGCAAAATAATGCAAAAGATCGGTGGTGTTATTTGTATTCCACAACCAATGATATGGGTGCTACCAGCGTGAAGAGACGGGTGAGAATTCTGAAATTCTGGGGTTTAGCTGATTTTTTAGCAAAAGGATGTCTGGCACTAATTAGCTCCTTGTTTGTTTAATGTAATTGCACAGCACAAAAGATTAGACTCAGAAACTATTAGCTAGAACTACAGAATTAGTTTAATGTGAAACACCatacaacccccccccccccccccaaaaaaaaaatagaataatgcTTGACAGTGTGTATTATTTGAGTTACAGTACGTTTGTCTTGCTTTATTATACGCACTGAAGAATGCACATAATCCCAAGCTCTATTTCTTATATGCCTCAGTCTCCTTGTTAGGTAACCATCTCTTCTCTTTATACTTCACAACacattatatattcatatattcacAGCCACAACGAACAGCATGATGTTGCTCCATAGCAATCACTCTGTGCTCCATTTCAGCGAGTTCACCTCATCATTTTTTGGTCGGTACTTCATTTGAATGAAATCCTAGTGAGAAAAATATCACCCAAATGTCACCTTTTCATACTGATGAGGAGAGGTAATAATACCTCATATGGTACCGACTCTGCACTGATTTTTACATTAACCATTACCTTATCTTTGAAAAAGGTAATCACTTGCAGTTTTCTAAACtagttaataaataatcaaatacgATTAGGCAGATCAGGCAAATCAGAAGATGCTTAaaaatttttctgtttttttatttctttcatttgctGCAGGTGTACAAATGATGGCACGCCATATGTCTGTCTGCCCTTTTCTACATTCAAGAGTTCAAAGGTGCCGATGATCGGCTAGTATCGCTGTAACAAAAAATTTTGCATCCTTGGCTCCTGAGAGAACAGAATGGCTGTGGCATTGTCAGTATACCTAAAAGGGTGAAGGCTTTTCTGCAACTCTCAGGCACCCGTATGTCTTTCTATAGTACTACTTACCTACTAAGTCATACATCACAGTCTTACTCACACaccaaacttccataatttgaAAACTGGGTTAGCTGGGTAGCTGGGTTAGAATTAACACATTTtagatagaataaaaaaaaaataataataataataaagtggtgTGATTAGGAGTGCTACTGGGACATCCACTCAAACCAGTACTTGTAAATCCAAATCGTCTTTTGAAGACCAATTGCATGATTGCATCTCACTGCAGTGATATCTTCCTAATAATTTTGTATAGTGGTTAAGACACCACACTGGCAATGTGAGTGTAATCTTGGCCCAAATTGTGGCAAAATGCTCCATAACCTTAATACACCAAATACACATACATTTATAGATTTGGGGgttgaaaaataaaggaaaaaaatcactcTAAACAATTTGAAGAATAGCAGTAAAATAGCAGTTAATTTTCTGTCTTTATGAAAAGAtgtattgaattaaaaaaattataaatcataattatcagtttgtccctgacgAGCAAGCCAAGAGTGGCAGCAAGGACTGAAATTGAGCTGGAATTCAAAACAGCAGgaatgcacaaatacacataaTGAATATCCTACTGGTTTCAACTATTAGTACCTAAAAGCACTTTTTGGCTTTTCTATTGCTCTTACATACTTATAAACACAGACTGACCTGCCAAAAGTCAGAGATGGTATGCGAGAGTGGTCCTTGGGTGGCGATGTACGCTGGCATTCTGGGGTCGTGTTCAATCTAAAAGGTCAAAAACGAAGCAAAAGAACGTGGGTCAACGCGTTCAGCTCCTTCTGACCCTAGAATGTGCCtatcaccatggcaacaaaCTATTCATGTGATCAGTGCACAGGGCGACTTAACAGATGATCCGCTCTTGCTACAACGGAACAGCGGGGATTCCGCTCCACCTCCGTCCAGAGCTACATCAATACACTGTAGCCATGGCAATGGCAAGACGGGGGATTCCGGAACCCAAGACACACTGCCATGAAATAAATCGACTTTGTCACCTTGGCAACCAAGGggggggtgggtgtgtgtgtgcaagtgtgaaAGTTTTAGTTGAAGATGGCAAAGGAAGAGCAAGGTTCACTGTTAGATAAATGAGACTGTGTTCTGAAGACACGCTTAATGACTGTACAGAGGCAAAAAGTTCCTTTTTAGGACACAAGACATGCGCATGATCATAATTAGCTGTTTACATGAAAATGCTTTAACCTACTATGGTGCTTGCATTAATGTAGTCAGCTCTTGAGGGGTTAACTTCTGCCTTTAGTTTCACCCGAGAGTGATCATCTGTAGGGCAAAAAAATTGTACACAATTAACACCTGCAGAATAGCAGAGTGAATTAACGTATATCTACTAAAAACATTCTGTACTAGTGggatttatttacacattaaataGTTAGGGGAAAATATGGTTTTCTATGGGGCACTGGTGGTACAAATGCATGAAAGAGGATGGGAATTTGCTCCAGTGGGAATTCATTAAGATGGGGAAAATATATGCCACCGAAGCCTTACATGGTACAGAGTCAGGACAGCGGttctttttaatgtttgattCATTTTGAGCGACAGACACGGTACTGGGTTCTGCTTGGTAGGAGCACAATGCTTCCCACTCCTTCAGCAAGCGATCCTTATTCTTCACGTGGTCCTCCATATATGCCTACAGAAAGGaacacagagagggagagagagagagagagagagagagtgtatttGTGCCTCTTATGCATTTGAGAAAAAAATTGGCATCAAAAGTGAAAAACATGGTGATCCTGCCTTTGTGTTTACCAGTATCATGTGGCCAGTGGAGATGTCCATGTTTGACTGCGCTGGCTCCTCACACCAAGATGGAGTGCTGCTGTGTGAGCTGGGGCTGGCCTGTGGGGCATCACTGAACTGAGACGATACGCTACTGACCCTCGAAGTATCCGTTCCGCCTCCTCCTACTGCACCTCCTGTCCCGCTCCCTCCTGTAGAGACCccactctcttcccttcccgaGGAGGATTTAGCAGCCATGTGCTGCCTACAGAGATCCTAAAAGTGAGGCAAACAAAATAACTAGAAAGGACGACTTGACAAATTTAAGTTCATTTACGTTCATATTATCTTAGAATGGTTAATAAtacaataagagaaaaaaatagtatGTTGTTGATCATAGttttctttacaacatcaaATATAGTTTAGTTTAATGCAGAAATTGCCTACAACTTACCTGGTACGCATAGTGTGTGGCACTGCCTGCCTCTGGACCCAGACCTAACTTCCTGGAGGCCAGTTGTTGAGCATGGCTACGCAAACATGCAATAGTTAATGAGCCCACTAAGAGCCCACCCACACAAGCCGCGACCACAAACATAAGAAACACCCACTGGGTGCTTTTGCGCACACGTGTTGCCACTGGCATTCCATCATTTTTCtgcaaggaaataaaaataaagcaaaaaatgaGGAACAATCGAACTAGAGTATGTGCATTATGTGTATTGACAGGAATTTCATCATTTTCCCTGTGTTCAAAAGGATTGGTAGATCTATACACTAAAATCATTATTATGGctcattctttatttattacattttttattttgtatttgctaCCTGTTGTGGTATCAGAAAAATAAGATACTCAAAAACACCACTTGGCATTGTACACTGTGTTGTTAATTATTTGCATGTAGCATGGCTCTGTCATCTTTAaatctttatacattttaaacacagtTTGATGGAACTTTGGCTTAACTTATAAGCATGTTTCAAATAACTCCATTATCCCTTCTTTTTCTCAGTAAGAAGATTCATCTCATCATCCTTTGTCTTTGTAATCACTTATATGCCACATAATCAGCAGACACAAAGATGAAGATGAACAACGCTGCGGTGTTCATTTAAgggttgtgtgtgaatgttacaTTGCTACAATGGACCCTCAATCAAGCTGTCAAGACTATTATTATTTCTCACAACTGCATAGACCTTAGGTGTACAtcgtttttgaaaaaaaaaaacaagttaattTAGTGAAACCAATCGCATGCAAATTATAGCTTTAATAATGGACAAGTATGCCTGGACCTCTTTTCAGTGGTGGAATGAGTTAACTCCTCGTTCTAGCAAGAGACCACCCAGGCAACTCTATTCTGATGGAATTTGAGGAGCGGGAAAGCGGgaacaggaacacacacacaggacagacCGAGCATCTCAAAAGGAGGTTGCACCTCCCACCCTGTTGTCTGGGTTACCATGAGGCTCAGTGGGGGCAGCAGTTGCTATGGTAACATCAGAATGCCTGATGTAAGCCCATCGGCCATCAAAAGCGACAAATAAAGAACAAGAAAATGTGAAAGATTAAAGGGGACGAGAATGAGAGACAGGAGAGTGCCATCAGGTCTATTCTGTAGCTCAACTGCTTCTACAGCCGTATAATTAATAACCTACTACTAATCATTCCTAGATCTGAAACTCCTTCTGTATCCTAAGCTCAAGATATGCTATCATTTTCTATTTTTGCCTCTCTTTTGGTATGAGGCAGACCACACAGTAGTCGGGGCATTACATCACTGTGCTCATGGCAACTGAGCTGACCTTGTCGCCAGAGCAACCGCCTCACCTGACATCACTGTCTGTGAAGACACTGCACTAAAGTGAGGTGCGTGCACTACAGGATTCCCTTACCTTCTTCCAAGAATTTGctcttgttttcatttatttgattaGATTTATTCACTCATgactaaaaaatattatacagaTCCTTGTAATTTAaccatatattaaatatttgttcttaaatatatatttatataatttaaaagataaggataatataataaaaataaaaataataattaaaaagaaaaaaagaagaagaaattaagGAAGGAGGTggattatataaatatagtttatatattgCTAATATTGGCCTACTACTTTTAGAGTCAAAATATACAGACCCAGAAAATTATGGATTATATAGTATGATTTTATATTagcagattttatatttttatgattaGCTGATTAGCTGGTTGtattatatatagtaaattACTGAGAAAGgtatatgcatgcacacacacacacacagacacacacacacacactatattaaGTTGAGCAtatagattattatttaatttaatgggTATACTGTTAAACAtcagaatataaaaaatttatattttatgaagtaataataatcatcatcatcatcatcatcaatcatcatcataataatagtaataatacaaTCTTCCTGCAAACAGAGGGACTTGGTTCTTGATCTTAATCTACAATTAAAGCATTAggaaagtttattattattttttttttaacccacctGTACgacacacacagtctctgcGTGTGGACTGTCCCCGTCCGCGATGGACACAAACCCGAGTCGGTGGACAAACGTAACGCCCTCGAGCGATATTTAAGTCGATTTTCCAGCCTCATCCTCTGGTTTCTTAGCTGTTGTAACCCGAAATCAGACACTAGACGAGACGAGGTCGTCACCGGGGACGGTAATAAACCAGCGAAACGCAACACATCGCGCTGGAACAGACGAGCTTGCGGGACGCCGAAGCTCAGCCGCGCGCGAACGAAATCCCGCGCGCGCCTGTCAGTTTGACACTTATGAAGTCGTCGTCATGGCAACAGAGCGAACGGTGACGAGGCGGGATATAAAGGAGGGGAGGGGGCGTTAATGGCTCTTCAGAGCAGCTCTGTCAGGGTCTGAATGACACGAAATAATGCGACGAGAATAAATGAAGCGAAAATACTAACTGTAGACAAATGGTAGCGTTATTTATTTAGGTGTGTTTTTAAAGATAGCTGAAGATTCTGCCCGAGTTTTAACACGTGATAGTTCCAGTCATGGCAATGGGATTTTACCATATTTCATCCGTGTGCAGTATTTGATATTTGGGTCCAAAGCAGCTCTGCTTTTGATCATGCCAAAGACATGGAGCATCTTGCGAAGCTTAGGATGTGCCCCTGTTCTCGCAGACAGATTCAATGAGCTCATCGCCATCATTCCAGGGCGGTATATTGGTCAGACAAGGTGGTAGGAATAGCCCCAAGATTACGCTGTTACACATTTCCTATCATGGACTATGCAAATGTTCATGCATATGTTTCATATGAATACATTAAAATGTGTTACAATAGAACCTTAGCATTTATGTCTAAGCCATGTGTAGACGCTGTAAACATACCTCTCCAACACCTGCCTGCAGCACATTCAGGCCAGTTTCAGACTCTAGAAAGTTCTTCTCAGCCACTGCtcaaaatgacaataaagaaataagatgacatcAAACTAGAGCTAAACGACGAAgaacgttcaagtcaaaccaggataaATTTCTCACAAATAGAGGCatgaagacttcaagcacagcacAGTGATGAgtctcttagccgcagtaaaacattaaaaagggTCAAACGTTTTTAAGACCGcacgtccgtgaatgacgatcccggctgaggtgactcagagcccactgcagtctttCCCGGTGAACATTCAGTAAGTGGAAGACATAATCCTTAAAACTCGACGCATAATTTgatgcagaagagacacatctgtctaaTGGAACTGTTTACGGACACTATTTGCAAATTACAGGGATTGGGCTGGGAGTCATTGACACATTTCCCAATTCAGTCCttagccatttccacatgtttgggacttTAATTGggttcagacatgaagcaggccgTCCAATCATACCTTCATGGTGTCCAAGCATTAGTCAAATACTAGgggaagtgcattagtgtagcaggggattacatagagaaataaaggtagtttttacacTCATAActgttattctgttattctAATCAAAACTCCCGGGTTGATTTAAAAGCCCCTCATAGTTCTAAAAACACTGCTGGATAatgattaataaatacaaatacaagcaTTTGTGTCTAGCTTCACAAAGGTAATCTTTCCTATGGATCTAATGTTTGCTTCAATATTTGACAGAGAATTGCCATCATGTTCATTCATCCACACTTACCAGCCTTCTCTGCCACTTCAGCATTTGACAGGTTCTGGCTGTTTGGGCGAACTTGGAACGTGAGAGCTGGACCTACCACGCTGCAATTAGAAGTAAACAGTCATGCACCAAAAACAAGCACAAGATACAGAAACGCAGGGGATATGAGGTTAGTGGCAGAGTCAAGGATCAAAGGGTCATAGATGAGCTTGATTCATGCCATTCATTCCGTGTCACCACATGGTTCTCCACAACACTGGGGACCCTATGATAGGCCTCCACCTCACCACAGCTTGGGAATGGGATACAAAAGCTTTAGAGGGTCATGGTTATGGGGAATGTGTTGAGTCATCACTGAGTCAAATCAGTGGTCTATTTATCCCAAATTGACCCATTAAACCTCTTTACAGTGGGAAAatcataaaagtttttttcttacataagATTTTATGTGCATAGCTACTGAAGGTTTAAATCTGTTTGAAAAAATCATCTTTATATTACACTGACAATCTTCACATCTTCTTGAACTAAGAGTGACAATGTTCAAATAAAGGGTTTAAATGTGGACTGtggaaaatacaaaacaaaatagtCCTTTAAAATTCGGGCCATCTCTTATCTGCACACACTTGCAAGCGGTGAGGCTTTGTgtgtctttttgtttaaatgttgtttatacTGTTAACAATCAAACTCTCTCCTGAAATAGTAACTGATATTACCTGATGTTTATAAAAGAGCCAATGGTGAGATGGATCCTCTTAGTCAAGGCCACCAAAAGACGAACGCCATCAAACAGAGAGAGGGGACTGCAGAGACACACATAGACGTGCCACATACAGTATCAACActacataatacataaaaaaaaaacacagacaaaaacacagaacaatAATCCATCCAATATGAAGGGATTTATTGCCATTAAGAAGAAtgggatggatgaatggaaaaGGTACAGTGATGAACACATATGGCAACGGCTATACCTCTTGTTTGTAACAATATATCCATATTCTTCTTTGTATTTGGTTTGATTCTTTGCGGGTGTTGTATTGGGGACTCCTTTCCACCCCTTTTCCTCTACCTTCCACCCTTTTTCCTGTTTTAGCAAAGCTGCAGGAGCCTCTACACTTGCTTCCTCTTTAATATCATTGCTTTTTGTAGATCCATCAATGTCTGGGCTCTCCACAACAGCAGAGGAAGTTGAGGAGATGGCTGGAACTGGAGCTTTTTGTGCCCTGTGGGTCATTTTACCCTCAGAGATCatcttagaaaagaaaagacaaattaAAGTGAAACATTATTGTGGCCAGTCATGACCTGTAATTCATAAATGCACAGCCTTCATTTAATAGCTATACCCTCCACGATACACAAGGAACAATGCAAATATATATCTACTTGCATAAGAAAGTTACCAGTTTCTGTGCAGTTGATGAATCGACAGTATGATctatggaaaaaagaaagagttaCTACTGTGCTCACACAAAAagcatgcaaataaaaaaggtgATTCCCTAAATGAACAAGTTAACAGTAATTAAGAGTGTAAGCGGCTCACCCTGATTCTGTGTGTTTGGAGGTTCATTCTGCAGAAGATCCAGGACAGTAAAGAGACGTTCCATCTCTCCAGGGTTTAGATGAGTCAGATCAAAGCCATGTTGCAGTAGCAGCTCATTCAGACTCTGCTGAGTAGGGTCTGCACAAAACCAGTCCAAACTCAAAAAATACtagcaatttacatttttttttactggagtTTTGCTTTATGAATTTACTTTGTATTTTGAATGCAGTGTGCAACAtagtggccagttcatgtgtgaaaacatTAGCTCATGCTCCTAGAACAACTCTTTTACAGTTTAAGTCAACATAATATGTCAACACAATATGccagaaaaaaatactttgatGGGATAACATTTAGCAAATACAGTATAGCTGAttacattttattgccccataatgGTGCTGAGTGTAGacttgaccaactgaagcaacatcAGAT of Clarias gariepinus isolate MV-2021 ecotype Netherlands chromosome 6, CGAR_prim_01v2, whole genome shotgun sequence contains these proteins:
- the ptprnb gene encoding receptor-type tyrosine-protein phosphatase-like N isoform X3, which translates into the protein MKSLRLWILLGVMSACQQLATTSPTYGCLFDGGLCSSGQACWDDELFGQCLTQQQERFRYRVTAGLLDRLQSLLQMLMRKGLTWQDEATQSIIDKELGLVEKIPLSSVVKNAPSSKSVGGTTDQINPKLQHYMDYTIVDPPQSSLHMQRLEPYTYQKYGYQDQEERSLNLVDGNMYPSSSSKMTRPRPNALDKDTQLFQDLMSLLLSSPAQPTTRHRVATPLSTSPFFQELEFPLDYSKDYISQDVRANSQEQKKKSSKVYRPDYEDPTQQSLNELLLQHGFDLTHLNPGEMERLFTVLDLLQNEPPNTQNQDHTVDSSTAQKLMISEGKMTHRAQKAPVPAISSTSSAVVESPDIDGSTKSNDIKEEASVEAPAALLKQEKGWKVEEKGWKGVPNTTPAKNQTKYKEEYGYIVTNKSVVGPALTFQVRPNSQNLSNAEVAEKAAVAEKNFLESETGLNVLQAGVGEKNDGMPVATRVRKSTQWVFLMFVVAACVGGLLVGSLTIACLRSHAQQLASRKLGLGPEAGSATHYAYQDLCRQHMAAKSSSGREESGVSTGGSGTGGAVGGGGTDTSRVSSVSSQFSDAPQASPSSHSSTPSWCEEPAQSNMDISTGHMILAYMEDHVKNKDRLLKEWEALCSYQAEPSTVSVAQNESNIKKNRCPDSVPYDHSRVKLKAEVNPSRADYINASTIIEHDPRMPAYIATQGPLSHTISDFWQMVWENGCTVIVMMTALVEDGEKQCDRYWPDEGSSLYHIYEVNLVSEHIWCNDFLVRSFYLKNVQSQETRTLTQFHFLSWPAQGIPTSTRPLLDFRRKVNKCYRGRSCPIIVHCSDGTGRTGTYILIDMVLNRMAKGVKEIDIAATLEHIRDQRPGMVRTKDQFEFALTAVAEEVNAILKALPQ
- the ptprnb gene encoding receptor-type tyrosine-protein phosphatase-like N isoform X4 translates to MKSLRLWILLGVMSACQQLATTSPTYGCLFDGGLCSSGQACWDDELFGQCLTQQQERFRYRVTAGLLDRLQSLLQMLMRKGLTWQDEATQSIIDKELGLVEKIPLSSVVKNAPSSKSVGGTTDQINPKLQHYMDYTIVDPPQSSLHMQRLEPYTYQKYGYQDQEERSLNLVDGNMYPSSSSKMTRPRPNALDKDTQLFQDLMSLLLSSPAQPTTRHRVATPLSTSPFFQELEFPLDYSKDYISQDVRANSQEQKKKSSKVYRPDYEDPTQQSLNELLLQHGFDLTHLNPGEMERLFTVLDLLQNEPPNTQNQDHTVDSSTAQKLMISEGKMTHRAQKAPVPAISSTSSAVVESPDIDGSTKSNDIKEEASVEAPAALLKQEKGWKVEEKGWKGVPNTTPAKNQTKYKEEYGYIVTNKSVVGPALTFQVRPNSQNLSNAEVAEKAVAEKNFLESETGLNVLQAGVGEKNDGMPVATRVRKSTQWVFLMFVVAACVGGLLVGSLTIACLRSHAQQLASRKLGLGPEAGSATHYAYQDLCRQHMAAKSSSGREESGVSTGGSGTGGAVGGGGTDTSRVSSVSSQFSDAPQASPSSHSSTPSWCEEPAQSNMDISTGHMILAYMEDHVKNKDRLLKEWEALCSYQAEPSTVSVAQNESNIKKNRCPDSVPYDHSRVKLKAEVNPSRADYINASTIIEHDPRMPAYIATQGPLSHTISDFWQMVWENGCTVIVMMTALVEDGEKQCDRYWPDEGSSLYHIYEVNLVSEHIWCNDFLVRSFYLKNVQSQETRTLTQFHFLSWPAQGIPTSTRPLLDFRRKVNKCYRGRSCPIIVHCSDGTGRTGTYILIDMVLNRMAKGVKEIDIAATLEHIRDQRPGMVRTKDQFEFALTAVAEEVNAILKALPQ